AAATATACATCGCTGTAGCTTCCCCTTCAATATTAGGATTTGTTGCAAGAATAACTTCTTGAACGGTATCATCCTGAAGTCTCTTAAGAAGGGTTGCAATATTAATATCCTCTGGACCAATTCCATCCATCGGAGAAATCGCTCCGTGCAATACATGATAGAAGCCAGTATAATCACGCATTTTTTCCATTGCAATTACGTCTTTTGGATCTTGTACTACACAAATGACTGATTTATCTCTGGATTGGTCCTCACATATTTGGCATGGGTCTTTATCCGTGATATGCCCACAAACCGAACAATGTGTAAGATTCCTTTTGGCATTGACTAAGCTTTTCCCGAATTCTAAAACATCGTCTTCTTTCATATTTAACACAAAAAAAGCCAGCCGAACCGCTGTTTTCGGTCCAATACCTGGCAGCTTCATAAAACTATCAATTAATTTGGATATAGGCTCTGGATAATGCATTTGTCTTCCTCCCTGTTAACAAACAGACAGATAACCTCTATTAAAACATTCCAGGCAAGTTTAATCCTTTTGTAAATTGCCCCATTGTATTATTAGTTA
The sequence above is drawn from the Bacillus mesophilus genome and encodes:
- the recR gene encoding recombination mediator RecR codes for the protein MHYPEPISKLIDSFMKLPGIGPKTAVRLAFFVLNMKEDDVLEFGKSLVNAKRNLTHCSVCGHITDKDPCQICEDQSRDKSVICVVQDPKDVIAMEKMRDYTGFYHVLHGAISPMDGIGPEDINIATLLKRLQDDTVQEVILATNPNIEGEATAMYISRLLRPTGIRITRIAHGLPVGGDLEYADEVTLSKALEGRREL